The following proteins come from a genomic window of Nautilia profundicola AmH:
- a CDS encoding SIR2 family NAD-dependent protein deacylase: MSEIRKAAKAIKEAKYLLITAGAGMGVDSGLPDFRGNEGFWKAYPIAKRLGLSFQALANPRWFDINPRLAWAFYGHRLNMYRNTTPHEGFNILFNMPHEKFIFTSNVDGHFQKAGFSEMKIVEIHGSIHYLQCSEPCSDSIWENNEHIEIDEEKFEALNYPLCKNCKTIARPNILMFSDLRFVDKRVNLQLARFEYWLSQINDKLVIIEIGAGKAVPTVRMMSERVRRSFDSTLIRINPLEADGADIQIKKGALEALREIRKFM, encoded by the coding sequence ATGAGTGAAATAAGAAAAGCCGCAAAGGCTATAAAAGAAGCTAAATATCTTTTAATTACGGCGGGAGCCGGAATGGGAGTAGACAGTGGGCTTCCTGATTTCAGGGGAAATGAAGGTTTTTGGAAAGCGTATCCGATAGCTAAAAGGTTGGGACTGAGTTTTCAGGCTCTTGCAAATCCGAGATGGTTTGATATAAATCCGCGCCTTGCTTGGGCGTTTTACGGACACAGACTAAATATGTACAGAAACACCACCCCTCATGAAGGATTTAACATCTTATTTAATATGCCGCATGAAAAATTTATTTTTACTTCAAATGTAGACGGTCATTTTCAAAAAGCGGGATTTAGTGAAATGAAAATAGTGGAAATTCACGGCAGTATTCATTACCTTCAGTGCAGTGAGCCATGCAGTGATAGTATATGGGAAAACAATGAGCATATAGAAATTGACGAAGAAAAGTTTGAAGCACTGAATTATCCGCTTTGCAAAAACTGTAAAACAATAGCAAGACCGAATATTTTGATGTTTAGTGACCTTAGGTTTGTGGATAAAAGGGTGAATCTTCAGCTTGCAAGATTTGAGTATTGGCTTTCTCAAATTAACGATAAACTTGTTATAATTGAGATTGGAGCGGGAAAAGCGGTACCGACAGTTAGAATGATGAGCGAAAGAGTTAGAAGAAGTTTCGATTCTACGCTAATCAGAATAAATCCCCTTGAAGCCGACGGCGCCGATATACAGATAAAAAAAGGGGCTCTTGAAGCATTGAGGGAAATTAGAAAATTTATGTAA
- a CDS encoding gamma-glutamylcyclotransferase family protein: MKIFVYGSLKQNKKLHSYLENAKFLGYAVTSKKYPLILSKSGWYPYLLDLPGIGFYIKGEVYDVNYSLLKRLDRLEEVPHYYKRKKITAILNGKKIKAYTYFYAKKKKFLKKDLLEEF, from the coding sequence ATGAAAATATTTGTTTACGGAAGTTTGAAACAAAATAAAAAATTACATAGCTATCTCGAAAACGCAAAGTTTTTGGGATACGCCGTGACTTCAAAAAAATATCCTTTAATCCTTAGCAAAAGCGGATGGTATCCGTATCTTTTAGATCTTCCTGGTATTGGTTTTTATATAAAAGGCGAAGTGTATGATGTAAACTACAGCTTGTTAAAACGTCTCGACAGGCTTGAAGAGGTGCCTCATTATTATAAAAGAAAAAAAATAACAGCAATATTAAACGGTAAAAAGATAAAAGCCTATACGTATTTTTACGCCAAAAAGAAAAAATTTCTTAAAAAAGATCTTTTGGAGGAGTTTTAG